The proteins below are encoded in one region of Lytechinus pictus isolate F3 Inbred chromosome 11, Lp3.0, whole genome shotgun sequence:
- the LOC129271172 gene encoding uncharacterized protein LOC129271172, which translates to MKNKSSSKNSKDPASALPEAWHRHYTDQEKRILVQLVLDRIDIIENNYTRDQFTLELKNVTWKDIADRFNADVRCSHQRDTKQIKKLWDNIKTRAKRMVTAHRLQKTMRGELRAASSAGGPDDRDLDNLAEDSIAEKVIYYMKMIAKQQNRSSDFTYDLEDDEEASEMIYAEQDYEPMDKSEDDVILCVEEPPPAQKRYVLDPRTTVAARDPPVQHPPSRGPLPEAQPSGYLGTSIGSYTEQDRDSLTSLPFTTSTQQQIVQSTFLAGTQHFTPTATTTALGVTRETTTSTTPSHASYNGGWVEENSVKNLESAVTVSPAKRAPPTRGRRTIKGFQKQECQLRIRKLRLEMNYARIEHEERLKVIRKQRELLDSLKNDPPSIISSMFK; encoded by the exons ATGAAGAACAAATCATCGTCCAAGAACTCCAAAGATCCTGCCTCAGCTCTTCCAGAGGCATGGCATCGGCATTACACCGACCAGGAGAAGAGAATCCTAGTCCAGCTCGTTCTCGACCGCATTGACATAATCGAAAACAACTATACTCGAGACCAGTTTACCCTAGAACTCAAGAATGTAACTTGGAAAGACATCGCTGACAGGTTCAACGCCGATGTCCGATGCAGCCACCAGCGTGACACCAAACAGATTAAGAAACTATGGGACAACATCAAGACCAGGGCCAAAAGAATGGTGACGGCTCACAGACTTCAAAAGACGATGAGAGGGGAACTCCGGGCTGCTTCGTCTGCTGGAGGACCTGATGATAGGGACTTGGACAATCTGGCAGAAGATTCGATTGCAGAGAAGGTTATTTACTACATGAAGATGATAGCAAAGCAGCAGAACCGATCAAGCGATTTCACCTATGACCTTGAAGATGATGAGGAGGCGTCGGAAATGATTTATGCAGAACAGG ATTACGAACCAATGGATAAATCAGAAGACGATGTTATTCTTTGTGTCGAAGAGCCCCCACCGGCACAAAAACGGTATGTCCTTGACCCTCGAACAACAGTAGCCGCACGAGATCCACCAGTACAACACCCACCCTCCCGAGGCCCGCTTCCGGAAGCGCAACCTTCTGGGTACTTAGGTACGAGCATCGGGAGCTACACGGAGCAAGATAGGGATTCTCTAACCAGTCTACCGTTCACGACATCCACCCAGCAGCAGATTGTTCAGTCAACCTTTTTAGCCGGTACCCAACATTTTACCCCAACCGCCACCACTACTGCTTTAGGCGTAACTAGGGAAACTACTACTTCGACCACGCCCAGTCACGCTAGTTACAACGGCGGATGGGTGGAGGAAAATTCAGTGAAAAATTTGGAAAGTGCTGTGACTGTTTCCCCCGCAAAGAGGGCGCCTCCTACAAGGGGTCGACGGACTATCAAAGGGTTCCAGAAGCAGGAATGTCAACTGAGAATTCGAAAACTTCGACTTGAGATGAATTATGCTCGTATCGAACATGAAGAGCGTTTGAAAGTCATCCGAAAACAACGAGAATTGCTTGATTCTCTCAAAAATGATCCACCAAGCATTATTAGTTCAATGTTTAAATGA
- the LOC129271171 gene encoding sia-alpha-2,3-Gal-beta-1,4-GlcNAc-R:alpha 2,8-sialyltransferase-like, with translation MNDALYGRLPKVSPFKEKLYDRCSVVGNSGILLDSQCGEDIDKSDFIFRCNIAPIAPFRKDAGSKSNLTTMNPSIFFKRFGELKSSQDMYDFLGNISEYNGHIWLPCFAANHLTNICLKAFFNFNVSSPAAILANPDHFVQIMKFWSERNHTKLLSSGFYITHVALQMCKEVHLYGFWPFPVSVSENELKEQPCHYFNGEPFTRSHNMDDEFRLLFQMHQHGVLKMHVGECPSASGKIRKASEDRTKTEAWLPHDISRR, from the exons ATGAATGATGCCCTTTATGGTAGATTACCCAAG GTATCTCCATTCAAAGAGAAGTTATACGATAGATGCAGTGTAGTAGGTAATAGTGGTATTCTACTCGACAGTCAATGCGGAGAGGATATAGATAAATCCGATTTTATATTTAG aTGCAATATAGCACCGATTGCGCCATTTAGAAAGGACGCAGGTTCGAAAAGTAATCTTACAACTATGAATCCCAgtattttcttcaaaag GTTTGGAGAACTTAAATCATCTCAAGATATGTACGACTTTCTAGGGAACATCTCAGAATACAACGGTCATATTTGGTTGCCTTGTTTTGCAGCAAACCATCTCACCAATATATGTCTTAAAGCTTTCTTCAATTTCAATGTTAGCAGTCCCGCTGCCATCTTGGCCAACCCTGATCATTTTGTGCAGATTATGAAGTTCTGGTCAGAACGGAACCACACCAAGCTATTGTCGTCag GTTTCTACATTACCCATGTAGCCTTACAGATGTGCAAGGAAGTGCACCTCTATGGCTTCTGGCCTTTCCCTGTCAGCGTCAGCGAAAATGAGCTAAAAGAACAACCTTGTCATTACTTCAATGGGGAGCCTTTTACCCGATCTCACAATATGGATGATGAATTCCGGCTGCTCTTTCAGATGCACCAACACGGTGTCCTTAAGATGCATGTCGGCGAGTGCCCAAGTGCATCCGGAAAGATTCGGAAAGCTTCGGAAGATCGGACAAAAACGGAAGCTTGGTTACCTCACGATATCTCAAGAAGATGA